In Synechococcus sp. A18-25c, a single window of DNA contains:
- the pds gene encoding 15-cis-phytoene desaturase has product MRVAIAGAGLAGLSCAKYLADAGHTPIVVEARDVLGGKVAAWKDEDGDWYETGLHIFFGAYPNMLQLFKELNIEDRLQWKSHSMIFNQPEEPGTYSRFDFPDLPAPVNGVAAILGNNDMLTWPEKISFGLGLVPAMLRGQGYVEECDKYSWTEWLQIHNIPERVNDEVFIAMSKALNFIDPDEISATVVLTALNRFLQEKNGSQMAFLDGAPPERLCQPVVEHIESLGGEVHLNSPLREIKLNADGSVSAFHIGGVKGKDSFDLTADAYVSALPVDPFKLLLPEPWKQMEVFQKLDGLRGVPVINLHLWFDRKLTDIDHLLFSRSPLLSVYADMSITCKEYEDPDKSMLELVFAPAKDWIGRPDEEIIEATMGELKKLFPMHFSGDNPATLRKYKVVKTPLSVYKTTPGCQELRPDQATPIKNFFLAGDYTMQRYLASMEGAVLSGKLCAKAVETSPLAESSAKADRPQAVTA; this is encoded by the coding sequence ATGCGCGTCGCCATCGCGGGAGCCGGTCTGGCAGGTCTGTCCTGCGCCAAGTACCTGGCTGATGCTGGTCACACCCCCATCGTGGTGGAAGCCCGTGATGTACTCGGCGGGAAGGTGGCGGCTTGGAAAGACGAAGACGGTGACTGGTATGAAACCGGCTTGCACATCTTCTTCGGGGCTTACCCGAACATGCTGCAGCTGTTCAAGGAGCTGAACATCGAAGACCGGCTGCAGTGGAAGAGCCACTCGATGATTTTCAATCAGCCTGAGGAGCCCGGCACCTACAGCCGTTTCGATTTCCCCGATCTGCCGGCACCGGTCAATGGTGTGGCGGCGATCCTGGGTAATAACGACATGCTCACCTGGCCGGAGAAGATCAGTTTCGGCCTGGGACTGGTCCCCGCCATGCTCCGGGGCCAGGGCTATGTCGAAGAGTGCGACAAATACTCCTGGACGGAGTGGCTGCAGATTCACAACATTCCGGAGCGCGTCAACGACGAGGTGTTCATCGCCATGAGCAAGGCGCTGAATTTCATCGATCCCGATGAGATCTCCGCCACCGTGGTGCTCACAGCCTTGAATCGTTTCCTCCAGGAGAAGAACGGCTCGCAGATGGCCTTCCTCGACGGTGCTCCACCGGAGCGCCTCTGCCAGCCGGTGGTTGAGCACATCGAGTCACTGGGTGGTGAAGTGCACCTCAACAGCCCCCTCCGTGAGATCAAGCTCAATGCCGACGGTTCGGTGTCGGCCTTCCACATCGGTGGTGTGAAGGGCAAAGACAGCTTCGATCTCACCGCTGACGCCTACGTCAGTGCCTTGCCGGTGGATCCTTTCAAGCTGTTGCTGCCTGAGCCCTGGAAGCAGATGGAGGTCTTCCAAAAGTTGGACGGGCTTCGGGGTGTGCCTGTGATCAACCTGCACCTTTGGTTTGATCGCAAGCTCACCGACATCGACCATCTGTTGTTCAGCCGGTCGCCCCTGCTGAGCGTCTACGCCGACATGAGCATCACCTGCAAGGAGTACGAAGACCCCGACAAGTCAATGCTCGAGTTGGTCTTTGCTCCTGCCAAAGACTGGATCGGTCGTCCCGATGAAGAAATCATCGAGGCCACCATGGGTGAGCTCAAGAAATTGTTCCCAATGCACTTCAGTGGCGACAACCCTGCCACCCTGCGCAAATACAAGGTTGTGAAGACGCCGTTGTCTGTCTACAAGACAACTCCTGGCTGCCAAGAGCTGCGCCCGGATCAAGCCACTCCGATTAAGAACTTCTTCCTGGCAGGCGATTACACGATGCAGCGCTATCTCGCTTCAATGGAGGGCGCTGTTCTGAGCGGCAAGCTCTGCGCCAAGGCTGTTGAAACATCACCGCTGGCTGAAAGCAGTGCCAAGGCTGATCGGCCTCAAGCTGTCACGGCCTGA
- a CDS encoding NAD(P)H-quinone oxidoreductase subunit M, producing the protein MAETLLKSTTRHVRLFTARVEAGDLVADPSQLTLDLDPDNEFLWPDSSVESVQQRFRDLVKSYDGQPLSDYNLRRIGTELEGFIRELLQAGQLSYNPDSRVLNYSMGLPRTPELL; encoded by the coding sequence ATGGCCGAGACCCTGCTGAAAAGCACAACCCGACACGTGCGTTTGTTCACAGCTCGCGTTGAAGCCGGAGATCTGGTGGCCGATCCAAGCCAGTTGACCCTTGACCTGGATCCGGACAACGAGTTCCTGTGGCCCGACAGCAGTGTCGAAAGCGTGCAACAGCGCTTTCGGGATCTTGTGAAGAGCTACGACGGTCAGCCACTCAGTGACTACAACCTCCGACGGATCGGAACAGAACTCGAAGGATTCATCCGCGAACTGCTTCAGGCTGGGCAGCTCAGTTACAACCCTGATAGTCGGGTTCTCAACTACTCCATGGGTCTACCCCGCACCCCCGAACTGCTGTGA
- a CDS encoding DUF3172 domain-containing protein, protein MSRSPYDRPRPGYDRRMDDRRRDRDESRRNERRDRGGYGGPPPPKNGGLSLNTGTIAVLAGVLIVGIGIGSAVTSTTQGDQGNIASAQQLDMAVPDPEFCQQWGASAFVMDIEMYTTLNPSTSFVTQPTLQPGCVIRRENWAVLRKEGAITSAQERDCKQRMNTFAYIGSVRDKPVVRCVYQTDISQNKFLTRGVADDTVGITPEADQF, encoded by the coding sequence GTGAGCCGATCCCCCTACGACCGACCTCGTCCCGGTTACGACCGACGCATGGATGACCGTCGTCGCGACCGCGACGAATCGCGTCGTAATGAACGCCGCGATCGAGGTGGTTACGGGGGCCCACCACCGCCGAAAAACGGCGGACTCAGCCTTAACACCGGCACCATCGCGGTTCTAGCGGGGGTGTTGATCGTTGGGATTGGCATCGGCAGCGCAGTCACTAGCACCACTCAGGGCGATCAGGGCAACATCGCCAGCGCCCAGCAGCTGGACATGGCCGTGCCGGATCCAGAGTTTTGCCAGCAGTGGGGAGCGAGTGCCTTTGTGATGGACATCGAGATGTACACCACGCTGAATCCTTCCACCAGCTTCGTCACCCAACCAACTCTGCAACCAGGCTGTGTGATCCGCCGCGAGAACTGGGCGGTGCTTCGTAAGGAAGGGGCCATCACCTCCGCACAGGAGCGTGATTGCAAACAACGGATGAACACCTTTGCCTACATCGGTTCCGTGCGCGACAAACCTGTAGTGCGCTGCGTTTATCAGACCGATATCAGTCAGAACAAGTTCCTCACCCGCGGCGTTGCCGATGACACGGTGGGCATCACACCGGAAGCCGATCAGTTCTGA
- a CDS encoding LysR family transcriptional regulator, which translates to MADLPFTLDQLRILRAIVSEGSFKKAADSLYVTQPAVSLQIQNLEKQLEVALFDRGGRKAQLTEAGHLLLSYCDRILSQCHEACRALDDLHDLKGGSLLVGASQTTGTYLMPRMIGLFRQKYPDVAVQLHVHSTRRTGWSVANGQIDLAIIGGELPAELNELLQVLPYASDELALVLPIKHPLARLVELSKDDLYRLGFVSLDAQSTTRKMVDQLLGRSGLDVQRLRVEMELNSFEAIKNAVQAGLGAAFLPVVSIERELTAGTLHRPNVVDLQVRRQLKLITNPSRYCSRAAEAFRRDVLPVFASADSPIRQGRSAIAPQEEPEEELIQNQN; encoded by the coding sequence ATGGCCGATCTGCCTTTCACTCTGGATCAGCTGCGCATCCTCAGGGCCATTGTCAGTGAGGGCAGTTTCAAGAAAGCTGCTGACAGCCTTTACGTCACTCAGCCGGCGGTGAGTTTGCAGATTCAAAACCTCGAGAAGCAGCTTGAGGTGGCGCTTTTCGACCGGGGTGGACGCAAAGCTCAGCTCACTGAAGCCGGTCATCTGCTTCTGAGTTACTGCGATCGCATCCTCAGCCAGTGCCATGAAGCCTGTCGGGCGTTGGATGATCTTCACGACCTCAAAGGCGGTTCCCTCCTGGTCGGCGCCAGTCAGACCACGGGCACGTATCTTATGCCGCGGATGATCGGCCTTTTCCGACAGAAATATCCAGATGTGGCGGTGCAACTGCACGTGCACAGCACCCGTCGCACCGGCTGGAGTGTGGCCAACGGACAAATTGATTTGGCGATTATCGGCGGTGAGTTGCCGGCTGAGCTCAACGAACTGCTCCAGGTCTTGCCCTACGCCAGCGATGAGCTGGCACTCGTGCTCCCCATCAAACATCCTCTCGCCCGTCTGGTGGAGCTCAGCAAGGACGACCTCTATCGACTGGGGTTTGTGAGTCTGGATGCTCAATCCACAACCCGAAAGATGGTCGACCAGTTGCTCGGGCGATCCGGTCTCGATGTCCAGCGTCTTCGCGTCGAGATGGAGCTCAATTCCTTTGAGGCGATCAAGAATGCTGTCCAGGCTGGTCTGGGCGCAGCCTTTTTGCCTGTGGTGTCCATCGAGCGCGAGCTCACCGCCGGCACACTGCATCGTCCCAATGTGGTGGATCTGCAGGTGCGCCGTCAGCTCAAGCTGATCACCAATCCTTCTCGATACTGCTCCCGTGCTGCCGAAGCCTTCCGAAGGGATGTGCTCCCCGTTTTTGCCAGTGCTGACAGCCCGATTCGACAAGGCCGCTCGGCCATCGCGCCTCAGGAGGAGCCTGAGGAGGAATTGATCCAGAATCAGAACTGA
- a CDS encoding NnrU family protein, whose product MFTLLLIFAVIHSGGAALRSRAEARIGARAWRLVFAALSIPSAVVVIGYFLAHRYDGIRLWNLQGLPGMVPMVWIVTAISFLFLYPATYNLLEIPAVLKPQVRLYATGIIRISRHPQAVGQILWCLSHALWIGSSFMLVTCAGLIGHHLFAVWHGDRRLKQRFGDAFDKLRDETSVVPFAAVIEGRQTIIWTELVRPAQLGIAIAVGVFWWAHRYIPIGGMAFLHSRLGELLS is encoded by the coding sequence ATGTTCACGCTTCTGCTGATCTTTGCTGTGATTCACAGCGGAGGTGCCGCGCTACGCAGTCGCGCGGAGGCGCGCATCGGCGCCAGGGCATGGCGACTGGTGTTTGCAGCGCTCAGCATTCCCTCCGCGGTTGTGGTGATTGGGTATTTCCTGGCCCACCGCTACGACGGCATCCGCCTCTGGAACCTTCAGGGCCTCCCCGGCATGGTGCCGATGGTTTGGATCGTGACAGCCATCAGCTTCCTGTTTCTGTACCCAGCCACTTACAACCTGCTGGAGATTCCGGCGGTGCTCAAGCCTCAGGTGCGCCTTTATGCCACTGGGATCATCCGAATCAGTCGTCACCCACAGGCCGTCGGGCAGATCCTGTGGTGCCTGAGCCATGCCCTATGGATCGGCAGCAGTTTCATGCTGGTGACCTGCGCTGGCCTGATCGGTCATCATCTTTTTGCTGTGTGGCATGGCGATCGCAGGCTGAAGCAGCGTTTCGGCGATGCCTTCGACAAACTCAGGGACGAAACTTCTGTAGTCCCTTTCGCTGCCGTCATTGAGGGTCGACAGACGATCATCTGGACCGAGCTGGTGCGCCCGGCCCAATTGGGCATCGCTATCGCTGTGGGGGTGTTCTGGTGGGCCCACCGCTACATCCCCATCGGTGGAATGGCGTTTCTTCACTCCAGGCTCGGAGAGCTGTTGAGCTGA
- a CDS encoding NAD(P)H-quinone oxidoreductase subunit 5, which translates to MPSAADSAWLIPVLPLFGALISGLGLISFNRTINRLRKPVALLLISCVGAAAVISYAVLLEQLGGAPPVEHLFVWASAGDFTLPMGYVVDPLAAVMLALVTTVALLVMIYSHGYMAHDKSYVRFFTYLAIFSSSMLGLVVSPNLLEIYVFWELVGMSSYLLVGFWYDRDGAAHAAQKAFVVNRVGDFGLLLGILGLFWATGSFGFQGIADGLSAAVSSGVVPGWAALALCLFVFMGPMAKSAQFPLHVWLPDAMEGPTPISALIHAATMVAAGVFLVARLEPLYSQFPSVGVFIAVTGTITCFLGASIALTQMDLKKGLAYSTVSQLGYMMLAMGCGAPVAGMFHLVTHAFFKAMLFLGSGSVIHAMEDVVGHEPVLAQDMRLMGGLRKKMPITAITFLIGCIAISGIPPLAGFWSKDEILGQAFETFPLLWVVGFLTAGMTAFYMFRLYFLTFEGDFRGNDEAMQAKLMAAAGKTVDQEHSHHAGSLHESPWSMTLPLVVLAVPSVLIGLLGTPWNSRFAGLLNPEEAMEMAEHFSWGEFLPLAGASVAISAAGISVAVLAYAVHRIDLGELVAARFPSVNAFLANKWYLDSINEKLFVRGSRKIAREVLEVDAKVVDGVVNLTGLLTLGSGEGLKYFETGRAQFYALIVFGGVIGLVVLFGVLGGPIN; encoded by the coding sequence ATGCCCTCGGCCGCCGACTCCGCCTGGTTGATTCCAGTTCTGCCTTTGTTCGGAGCCTTGATCTCTGGCCTAGGCCTGATCAGCTTCAACCGAACCATCAACCGATTGCGCAAACCGGTTGCGCTGCTGCTGATCAGCTGCGTGGGGGCCGCTGCCGTGATTAGTTACGCCGTTCTGTTGGAACAGCTGGGAGGGGCACCTCCCGTTGAGCACTTATTCGTGTGGGCCAGTGCTGGAGACTTCACACTGCCGATGGGGTATGTGGTCGACCCCCTTGCCGCCGTCATGCTGGCTCTGGTCACCACCGTGGCGCTGCTGGTGATGATCTACTCCCACGGCTATATGGCGCACGACAAGAGCTACGTGCGCTTTTTCACCTATCTGGCCATTTTCAGCAGCTCGATGCTCGGACTCGTGGTGAGTCCGAACCTGCTCGAGATCTATGTGTTCTGGGAGCTGGTCGGCATGTCGTCGTACCTGCTGGTGGGCTTCTGGTACGACCGGGACGGAGCGGCCCATGCCGCCCAGAAAGCCTTCGTGGTGAACCGTGTGGGCGATTTCGGTTTGCTTTTGGGAATCCTGGGTCTGTTTTGGGCGACCGGCAGTTTCGGATTCCAGGGCATCGCCGACGGTCTTTCGGCCGCTGTGAGCAGCGGTGTGGTGCCGGGTTGGGCAGCGCTGGCGCTCTGCCTGTTCGTGTTCATGGGCCCGATGGCCAAGTCCGCGCAGTTCCCGCTGCACGTGTGGCTGCCGGACGCGATGGAAGGTCCCACACCAATTTCAGCCCTGATCCATGCGGCCACCATGGTGGCCGCCGGTGTCTTCCTCGTCGCTCGCCTGGAACCCCTTTACAGCCAGTTCCCCAGTGTTGGCGTGTTCATTGCCGTCACCGGAACGATCACCTGCTTTTTAGGGGCCTCCATCGCCCTCACCCAGATGGATCTCAAAAAGGGGCTGGCTTACAGCACCGTGTCTCAGCTGGGCTACATGATGTTGGCCATGGGCTGCGGAGCTCCGGTCGCTGGCATGTTCCACCTGGTGACCCATGCCTTCTTCAAGGCCATGCTCTTCCTTGGATCGGGTTCCGTGATCCATGCCATGGAGGATGTGGTGGGTCATGAACCTGTGCTGGCGCAGGACATGCGCCTGATGGGCGGTTTACGCAAGAAAATGCCGATCACCGCGATCACATTTCTGATCGGTTGCATTGCCATCAGTGGGATCCCTCCCCTAGCTGGCTTCTGGAGCAAGGATGAAATTCTCGGGCAAGCCTTCGAAACATTCCCACTGCTCTGGGTTGTTGGCTTCCTGACGGCCGGCATGACGGCCTTCTACATGTTTCGGCTGTATTTCCTCACCTTCGAGGGCGACTTCCGTGGCAACGATGAGGCCATGCAAGCCAAGCTGATGGCCGCCGCCGGCAAGACTGTTGATCAAGAGCATTCGCACCATGCCGGAAGCCTGCACGAATCGCCTTGGTCGATGACGCTGCCTCTGGTGGTGCTAGCTGTTCCATCGGTTCTGATCGGCCTTCTGGGAACACCCTGGAACAGCCGTTTTGCCGGGTTGCTCAACCCCGAGGAAGCCATGGAAATGGCGGAACACTTCAGCTGGGGTGAATTTCTGCCTCTGGCCGGTGCCTCCGTCGCCATTTCGGCAGCTGGGATCTCCGTGGCCGTGCTGGCCTATGCCGTCCATCGCATCGACTTGGGCGAGTTGGTGGCTGCCCGGTTCCCCAGCGTGAATGCCTTCTTGGCGAACAAGTGGTATCTCGATTCCATCAACGAGAAGTTGTTTGTTCGCGGCAGCCGCAAGATTGCTCGCGAAGTGCTGGAAGTGGATGCCAAGGTCGTGGATGGCGTGGTCAATCTCACCGGCCTGCTCACCCTTGGTAGTGGTGAAGGACTCAAGTATTTCGAAACCGGTCGCGCGCAGTTCTACGCCCTGATCGTGTTCGGCGGTGTGATCGGTTTGGTGGTGCTGTTTGGTGTCTTGGGCGGTCCGATCAATTAG
- a CDS encoding NAD(P)H-quinone oxidoreductase subunit 4, with the protein MLEFAVSAPFDPAVDIAAGIIPAQFPWLSLSILFPIVGALMVPFIPDEGEGRQVRWFALGIALTTFLITAGAYLTGYDPSFSGLQLSERVSWLPNLGLTWAVGADGLSMPLILLTSFITALAVLAAWPVTFKPKLFFFLILAMDGGQIAVFAVQDMLLFFLAWELELLPVYLLLAIWGGKKRQYAATKFILYTAGSSLFILLAALAMGFMGGGTPNFEYTVLAQKGFSTGFQLLCYAGLLIAFGVKLPIVPLHTWLPDAHGEATAPVHMLLAGILLKMGGYALMRFNAEMLPEAHAQFAPLLVVLGVVNIIYAALTSFAQRNLKRKIAYSSISHMGFVLIGIGSFSALGTSGAMLQMISHGLIGASLFFLVGATYDRTHTLQLDEMGGVGQKMRVMFALWTVCSLASLALPGMSGFVSELMVFTGFATDEAYTLSFRIVIDGLAAIGVILTPIYLLSMLREIFFGKENAQLTTNTNLVDAEPREVYIIGCLLVPIIGIGLYPRLMTDSYRSAIEALVDRNLAAMEVISRPTAPLIRSGSLAPAMLRAPSLPNSTSGA; encoded by the coding sequence TTGCTGGAATTCGCTGTCAGCGCACCCTTTGATCCAGCCGTTGATATTGCGGCTGGCATTATTCCGGCCCAGTTTCCCTGGCTGAGCTTGTCCATTCTCTTCCCCATCGTGGGGGCATTGATGGTGCCTTTCATTCCCGATGAGGGTGAGGGCCGTCAGGTTCGCTGGTTCGCGCTTGGTATTGCGCTGACCACCTTTCTGATCACAGCCGGTGCGTATCTGACTGGTTACGACCCCAGCTTCAGTGGCCTGCAACTCTCCGAACGGGTGAGCTGGCTTCCCAATCTCGGCTTGACATGGGCCGTTGGAGCCGACGGCCTGTCCATGCCATTGATCCTGCTGACGAGCTTCATCACAGCCCTCGCCGTGCTCGCGGCCTGGCCTGTGACGTTCAAACCCAAGCTGTTTTTCTTTCTGATTCTGGCCATGGATGGTGGCCAGATCGCTGTGTTCGCCGTCCAGGACATGTTGCTGTTCTTCCTGGCCTGGGAGCTGGAACTGTTACCCGTCTATCTGCTGCTGGCGATCTGGGGTGGAAAGAAACGCCAGTACGCCGCAACCAAATTCATCCTCTACACCGCAGGCAGCTCACTGTTCATCCTGCTTGCGGCCCTCGCCATGGGCTTCATGGGAGGCGGCACCCCCAACTTTGAATACACCGTTCTGGCCCAAAAAGGCTTCAGCACAGGGTTCCAGTTGCTCTGTTACGCCGGACTGCTGATCGCATTCGGCGTCAAACTCCCCATTGTTCCGCTGCACACGTGGCTGCCGGATGCCCATGGTGAAGCCACCGCCCCGGTGCACATGCTGCTCGCCGGGATCCTTCTCAAGATGGGGGGATATGCCTTGATGCGTTTCAACGCTGAAATGCTGCCGGAGGCCCACGCACAGTTCGCGCCGCTGCTGGTGGTGCTTGGTGTCGTGAACATCATTTATGCCGCACTCACCTCGTTTGCTCAGCGCAATCTCAAACGCAAGATCGCGTACAGCTCGATCAGCCACATGGGCTTTGTGTTGATCGGGATTGGCAGTTTCAGCGCCTTGGGCACCAGTGGAGCGATGCTCCAGATGATTAGCCATGGCTTGATCGGAGCCAGCCTGTTTTTCCTTGTCGGTGCCACCTACGACCGCACCCACACGCTTCAACTCGATGAAATGGGCGGCGTCGGTCAAAAGATGCGCGTGATGTTCGCGCTCTGGACCGTGTGTTCGCTCGCGTCTCTTGCCCTGCCGGGGATGAGTGGATTTGTCAGCGAACTGATGGTCTTCACGGGCTTCGCGACCGATGAGGCCTACACCCTGAGCTTCCGGATCGTGATCGACGGACTGGCCGCAATCGGTGTGATCCTCACACCGATCTATCTCCTCTCCATGCTGCGGGAGATTTTCTTCGGAAAAGAGAACGCCCAGCTCACCACGAACACCAACCTGGTGGACGCCGAACCTCGTGAGGTTTACATCATCGGCTGCCTGCTCGTTCCCATCATCGGCATCGGCCTTTATCCACGCCTGATGACCGACAGCTATCGATCGGCGATCGAAGCCTTGGTGGATCGCAACCTGGCCGCCATGGAAGTGATCAGTCGCCCGACGGCACCTTTAATCCGCAGTGGCAGCCTGGCGCCAGCCATGTTGCGGGCACCCAGTTTGCCCAACAGCACTAGCGGAGCGTAA
- a CDS encoding lipopolysaccharide assembly protein LapA domain-containing protein: protein MRQINFSLIFFFGLSTVFFTLENTEATTVRVLPGLQYTLPLAALLLVASGVGAAAAWLFATWSGMLNNVERFSNASEFEAQQVRIQELEVDLNRYRATVQTQLGLLPSAETADSSLDSPSIEVS from the coding sequence ATGCGCCAGATCAATTTCAGCCTGATTTTCTTCTTCGGACTGAGCACCGTGTTCTTCACCCTGGAGAACACGGAAGCCACAACGGTGAGGGTGCTGCCAGGGCTGCAATACACCCTCCCCCTGGCGGCCCTTCTACTGGTGGCGTCTGGCGTGGGTGCAGCCGCTGCTTGGTTATTTGCCACCTGGAGCGGCATGCTGAACAACGTGGAACGCTTCAGCAACGCCTCGGAATTTGAGGCTCAGCAAGTGCGCATTCAAGAACTGGAAGTTGATCTCAACCGCTACAGGGCCACGGTCCAGACGCAGCTTGGACTGCTGCCATCAGCCGAAACCGCAGACAGCAGCCTCGACAGCCCATCGATCGAGGTGAGCTGA
- a CDS encoding segregation/condensation protein A: protein MPEAGLNQGADAGARLAIRLLQDAAQRGDLDPWDVDVIAVVDGFLDQLKQRIEVPRKVAEALQQRGGSYERDLADSSEAFLAASVLVGLKAEVLEASTFPPEPELEEAFDADYGDQGWLDPSFDLPRHPERHLQRRPVAPPPLRRPVTLGELIEQLESIAEQLESDELEMRRRQRQKRYSNKEAIAQVAALAHREKLPETTAAMGVFLNGWETALQWVDFESLVLRWSAEAAKDLDTDRVGVFWALLFLSSQGQVELEQMGSLHGPIRLRRLLAPGSMAQMPLAKLDVPDAAPAVGAMAA, encoded by the coding sequence GTGCCGGAAGCCGGGCTGAATCAAGGCGCTGATGCGGGTGCCAGGCTTGCGATCCGTTTGCTCCAAGATGCCGCGCAACGGGGCGATCTGGATCCCTGGGATGTGGACGTCATCGCCGTCGTGGACGGATTTCTCGATCAGCTCAAACAACGCATCGAAGTGCCGCGGAAGGTGGCAGAAGCGCTTCAACAGCGAGGTGGAAGTTACGAACGTGACTTGGCAGACAGCAGTGAAGCGTTTCTTGCCGCATCGGTGCTTGTGGGACTGAAGGCGGAAGTGCTCGAAGCCAGCACCTTCCCTCCAGAACCCGAGCTCGAGGAAGCGTTTGATGCCGATTACGGCGATCAAGGCTGGCTGGATCCCAGTTTTGATCTGCCCCGACATCCAGAACGCCATCTTCAACGTCGCCCGGTGGCTCCTCCTCCCTTGCGACGCCCCGTCACCCTGGGGGAACTGATTGAGCAACTGGAGTCGATCGCCGAACAGCTGGAGTCCGACGAGCTCGAGATGCGGAGGCGGCAGAGGCAAAAGCGCTACTCCAACAAAGAAGCGATCGCGCAGGTGGCTGCTCTTGCACACCGAGAAAAGCTACCGGAGACCACCGCAGCCATGGGCGTGTTCCTCAATGGCTGGGAAACCGCACTGCAGTGGGTGGATTTCGAGAGTTTGGTGCTGCGCTGGAGTGCGGAGGCTGCCAAGGATCTCGACACCGACAGGGTCGGCGTGTTCTGGGCCCTCTTGTTTCTCTCCTCTCAGGGTCAGGTGGAACTCGAGCAAATGGGGTCACTGCACGGTCCGATCCGACTGCGGCGGCTTCTTGCTCCTGGATCCATGGCGCAGATGCCTCTGGCCAAACTGGACGTGCCAGATGCAGCGCCGGCCGTGGGGGCAATGGCTGCCTGA
- a CDS encoding NDP-sugar synthase, translated as MKAMILAAGKGTRVQPITHVIPKPMIPILQKPVMEFLLELLKEHGFAEVMVNVSHLAEEIENYFRDGQRFGVEIAYSFEGRIEDGELIGDALGSAGGLKKIQDFQNFFDDTFVVLCGDALIDLDLTEAVKRHREKGALASLVTKRVPKDQVSSYGVVVSDDEGRIQAFQEKPTVDEALSDTINTGIYLFEPEIFEHIPSGESFDIGSDLFPKLVELGAPFYALPMEFEWVDIGKVPDYWQAIRSVLQGDVRQVGIPGKEVRPGVYAGLNVAANWDRIDVQGPVYVGGMTKIEDGATLVGPTMIGPSCHICEGATIDNSIIFDYSRIGAGVQLVEKLVFGRYCVDKNGDHFDLQEAALDWLITDARRADLIEPSPQQKAMAELLGTDLTAAAS; from the coding sequence ATGAAGGCGATGATCCTGGCCGCGGGCAAGGGGACAAGAGTTCAACCGATCACGCACGTGATCCCAAAACCCATGATTCCCATCCTGCAAAAACCAGTGATGGAGTTTTTGCTTGAGCTGCTCAAAGAGCACGGCTTCGCCGAGGTGATGGTGAATGTGTCGCACTTGGCGGAGGAAATCGAGAACTACTTCCGTGATGGCCAGCGATTCGGGGTTGAGATTGCCTACAGCTTCGAGGGACGCATCGAAGACGGAGAACTGATTGGTGACGCCCTCGGTTCAGCCGGTGGACTGAAAAAAATCCAAGACTTCCAGAATTTCTTCGACGACACCTTCGTGGTGCTCTGCGGGGATGCCTTGATTGATCTAGACCTCACCGAAGCCGTGAAGCGTCATCGCGAGAAGGGAGCACTCGCAAGCCTGGTCACCAAACGGGTCCCTAAGGATCAAGTCAGCAGCTACGGAGTTGTCGTCAGTGACGACGAAGGTCGCATCCAAGCGTTCCAAGAGAAGCCGACCGTCGATGAAGCGCTGAGCGACACCATCAACACAGGCATCTATTTGTTCGAGCCTGAGATCTTCGAGCACATTCCCTCCGGTGAGTCCTTTGACATCGGATCGGACCTCTTCCCCAAACTGGTGGAGCTTGGAGCCCCCTTTTATGCCCTTCCCATGGAATTTGAATGGGTGGACATCGGCAAGGTTCCCGATTACTGGCAGGCCATCCGCAGCGTGCTGCAGGGCGATGTTCGCCAGGTCGGCATCCCGGGCAAGGAAGTGCGTCCAGGGGTCTATGCCGGGTTGAATGTGGCCGCCAACTGGGATCGCATCGATGTGCAGGGTCCTGTTTATGTCGGCGGCATGACCAAAATCGAAGATGGCGCCACGCTGGTCGGACCCACCATGATCGGACCGAGCTGCCACATCTGCGAAGGGGCCACGATCGATAACTCAATCATTTTTGACTACTCCCGCATCGGTGCCGGAGTTCAGCTCGTTGAGAAGCTGGTGTTTGGCCGCTACTGCGTCGACAAGAACGGAGACCACTTCGACCTCCAAGAAGCAGCCCTCGACTGGCTGATCACGGATGCGCGACGGGCCGACCTGATCGAGCCTTCCCCACAGCAAAAAGCCATGGCTGAACTGTTAGGAACAGATCTCACAGCGGCTGCGAGCTGA